CCAGCGCGCGCAAGTCCGGCGAAATCATCACGTAGTCGAGCAGCGCCTGAAGGTAGCGCCCGCGATCCTTCAGGAAGAAGCGCGCGGTCGAGGGCTGGGCCCCAAGCCGGCTGGCCAGCGCCTCGGAGGCATGGGGATCGTAGAGCACCGGCCCCGGCGGCGCCCCAAGCACGATCTCGACCGAAGAGCGCCCGAAGAGATCCTCGTATTCGTCAAGCCCCGGCCCGTCGTTGAGATCGCCCATCACGATCAGGCTCTCGCCCGCGGCCAGATGCGTCTCGATGCGGCGGCGCAGCCAGATCGCCTGCGCCAGTTGCTTGCGCCGGTTGGCGATGGACAGCCGCATGACCGCATCGCGGCTGCGCGCCCCATGCGGCGCCTTGGATTTGAGATGCGCGCCGATCAGGCGCAGCGCCCTGCCCCCGGCCCCCTGAACCGCCAGTTCCAGCGGCGGCTTGGAGAAGGTCACGCGATCCTCGGTCGCGTCCACGTCGAGGTCGATGCCGAACACGCCGTCGAAGCGCGGCGCCCCGCCGCCCTCTTGCGGGTCATGGCGCGCCACCAGCACCTGCGGATCGTAAAGCAGCGCGATTTCCTGCTGCGTCTCGTTGGCAAAGCCCGTAGCCACCGCATCCGTACGCAGGCCGTAGACCTCTGCAAAGGCGCCCAGGGCGCGGGTGGTGGACCGGCGGCTGCCGGTGTCCGGGGCCTCGATCACCATGATCGCATCGGCATCCATGGCACGGAAGACCCGCCCCAGCGCCTCTGCCTGTTCGCCCCGGGTGACGCCATGGCGTTTCGTCGGTCCGTCGTCGCGCAGCAGCCGCCCGTCGTCGTCGAAGAGCGCGTCGAACCACTCCACGTTGTAGGTCGCAAGGCGCACGGCGGTTCAGGCGGTCTCGCGGGCCGAGATCTCTTCCCAGGCGCGGTTGATGGCAATCATCTTGCGCTCGGACATCTTCACCGCCTCTTCGGGGACGCCGCGGGCGATCATCCGGTCGGGGTGGCTGTCGCGCACCAGCTTGCGCCACTCGGCCCGGATTTCCTTCAGCGGCGTGTCCGGGCTGACGCCAAGCACCGTGTAGGGATCGGGCACCGCGTCCGGCACGAAACGGGCGCGGATCGCGCGAAAGCGGGTTTCGGACATGCCGAACAACTCTGCCACGCGGGTCAGGAAGGCGTCCTCCGCCGGGTGATAGGTGCCATCCGCTATGGCGATATGAAACAGCCCCTCGAGCAGATCGCACAGGGTGCTCTTGTCGCGCTCGAACATGGCGGCGATGCGACGGGCATAATCCTCGAACCCCGCCACGTCCTGCCGGGCAAGGTTGAAGACCCGGGCGGCATTGGGCTCTTCCTCGGGCGGGATCGAAAAAACCTCGCGGAAGGCGGTGACCTCGGCACGGGTCACAAGCCCGTCGGCCTTGGCCATCTTGGCAGAGAGGGCAATGACCGCGATGGTGAAGGCCACGGACCGCTCGGGCGGCGTGCGCAGCCGTTCGAAGACGGCGCCAAGGCCCTCACCCGAGGCAAGGGCCTGAAGGGCCTGTGATATGCGCGTCCAGATCGACATGAGCGGCATCATACGCGGAAGCGTCCCGGCTGTCAGGGCGGGAATCACGGGATTTTTCTGCATGAGCGAAAATGTGAGCGGCAGTGCAGGACTTCGCCTGTTGCGACCGGCGACAGGGCCTTAAGCGGGGTCGCCCCGCGCTCAGGTCAGCGTGACGATCCCGTCGGGCCGTTTCACCTGCGCCGCCAGACCAGCCCGTGCCCCCTTGGCAAAGCGCACCAGCGGCGCCTCCAGATGCGGCGCCAGCAGGGACTCCAAGGCCTCGATCTCGGGATGTGTCACGGTCAGGCGCTCCAGCGTCAGGCCCGAGGTGGTCAGGGCCTTGCCCAGCGGCACCGGGCTTTGCCACTCGATCAGCGCCGGAAAGACACCGTCGAAGGGCAGCGCACCATCCTCGGGCACCGCCATGCGCCAGCGCAGCCCCCCGCGTTCCAGAGACACCGGGCGCCCGGCCATCGGGAAAACCGCCAGCGCCGCATCCAGGTCCGCGACCCGGCAGATCCACTTGTCCAGCCGCGCCGGCCCGGAAAAGCTGTCCAGCCCGAACCACCGCGCGTCCTGCGGATCCGGGGCCGAAGGGTCCACCGCGATCGCTTCAAGGTAAAGATCCGGGGCCAGCGCGATCAACTGGTTGTGGGTGCCAAAGCGGGCATGTGCCCCGCCGGGCGACAACGGCTGCCCCAGCGTGCGCTCGGCATGAGAGGTCGCCTCTGCCAAAGAGGCAGCAAGAACAGCGATGTGATCGAGAACCAGTTTTTCCATGGACCGTGCCGAGAGACCGTGCAGATGCAGAAAGCTAGTTCGGCCGGAAGGCGTAAGAAAGCATTAAATGTGCATCTGGGACGTTGATTTGGCTCGATTCAGCCCCACGTGAAAAACCATCATTCCAAATGGGGGACTCTTAATGCTTTTACGCGCCATCGACCGCTTCTTTTCGCACGAAGCCTCAGGGGGCATCCTGCTGATCGTCGCGGCCCTGGCGGCCATGATCGTGGCCAATTCGGCGCTTTCCGGCGCCTACGAGGGCGTGCTGGGCGCCTATCTTGCTGTCACAATCAGCGGTGAGGGGCTGGAAAAACCCCTGATCCTGTGGATCAACGACGGCCTCATGGCGATTTTCTTCTTCCTGATCGGCCTGGAACTGAAGGCCGAACTGCTGGAAGGTAAGCTGAAGAACCTGCGCGACGTGGTCCTGCCCGGCATGGCGGCAGTCGGCGGCATGGCGCTTCCGGCCCTGTTCTTCCTGATCTTCAACTGGGGTAACCCTGTCACGGTCGGCGGCTGGGCGATCCCGGCGGCCACCGACATCGCCTTCGCACTTGGCGTGCTCGCGCTGGTGGGCGACCGCGTGCCGTCGTCGCTGAAGGTCTTCCTGCTGACGTTGGCGATCCTCGACGACATGGGCGCGATCCTGATCATCGCCTTGTTCTACACGGCGGAACTGAAGGTCGATTACCTCTTCCTCGCGCTGATCCCGGCGGCGCTGATGTTCTGGATGAACATGAAGCGCTGGCACCGCGTGGCACCGATTCTGATCCTCGGCGTGGTGATGTGGTTCTTCGTGCTGAAGTCCGGAGTCCATGCGACGCTGGCGGGCGTGTTGACCGCCTTCTTCATCCCGCTCAAGGACAAATGGGGCAAGTCGCCGCTGCATTCTATCGAACACGGCCTCTCGCCCTACGTGCTCTACGGCATCATCCCGATCTTCGCCTTCGCCAATGCCGGCGTGGTGCTGACCGGAATCAGCTTTGCCGATCTTCTCGCGCCGCTACCGCTTGGCATCGCCTCAGGGCTGGTGCTGGGCAAGATGGTCGGCGTCTTCGGCATCACCTACCTGATGGTGCGCTTGGGTCTTGCCCGCAAACCGCACGGCGCGAACTGGGCGCAGATCTTCGGCGTCGCCTGCCTTGCGGGGATCGGCTTTACCATGTCGTTGTTTATCGGTTCACTCAGCTTCGACGATCAGGAACTGATGAACGGCGTGCGGCTCGGCGTGCTCTGCGGGTCGCTGATTTCCGGGGTCACGGGCTTCCTCGCCCTGCGCCTGTCCAGCTCGGAACCCGCCCCGGCAGAGGCCCAGGCGGCACAATAGGCCAGCGCCAACCGGCAGAAACACAACGGCCGCGGAGCAATCCGCGGCCGTTTTACCTTTGCAGGCGGTCCGCAGACCAGGCAGGTCGCAACCGGCCCGGTCACGGGCGGATATTCTTGACTAAAATAATAGGTTATGAAAAACAGGATTTGAAAAGGCGACTCGATCCGTCACCTTTGCAAGAAACAGGCGCGACGCCGCGCCCGTCCCAGCCACCGCCAAGGAAGCCCGGATGTCGGACAAGAGGAACGACAATGACCCAAAGGACGCAGGACCGGGCGCCCCGCATTCCCGACTGGAAGACGCTGATCGAGACCGGCGCCGATGCATCGGCCATCGGTGACCTTGCACTCGAGGCGCTGATCGACCGCAAGACGCGCTCCGGGGAAGAGGCACGATGACCTTCATGCGCCGCGCTCCCGACCCCGTCACCGCCGCAGCCCAGTCCCAGGGCGCAACCCCTGTCTACGACGCCCACGACCTGATCACCGACGGCGTGAAGGCCGAGATCGTGCTGGACGGCCAGACCTACATCCTGCGCATCACCCGCGCCGGAAAGCTGATCCTGACCAAATAGCATCCGGCTGGCCACGGCCGACGTGCCCCAGCCCACAGCCGGCCCGCGCTTGGACAGCGCGGCCCTGCTTCTTTGGTCTTCCAAATACCTCGGGGGGGCGCCGCAGGCGCGGGGGCAGAGCCCCCATCGGGTCGCCTCGCCGAAGGTGAGGCGAAGCCGCCCTTACGCCGCCTCCGACCGCGCCGCGCGGATCAGCTTCAGGATATCCTGCGCCGCCTCGGGGATATTGGTCCCCGGGCCGAAGATCGCCTTCACCCCGGCCTTGTAGAGGAAGTCATAATCCTGCTGCGGGATAACCCCGCCGCAGATCACGATGATGTCCCCTGCCCCCTCGGCTTTCAGCGCCTCGACAAGCTGAGGCCCCAGCGTCTTGTGCCCGGCGGCCTGCGACGAGATGCCGATGACATGCACGTCGTTGTCGATGGCGTCCTGCGCCGCCTCGGCCGGCGTCTGGAACAGCGGGCCGACGTCGACGTCAAAACCGATGTCGGCAAAGGCCGTGGCGATCACCTTGGCGCCCCGGTCGTGGCCGTCCTGCCCCATCTTCACCACCAGCATCCGCGGGCGGCGGCCTTCGTCCTCGGCGAAGGCCTCGACCGACTTCTGGATCGCGGCAAAGCCCTCGTCGCCCTCGTAGGCGGCGCCATAGACACCCGCCAGCGTCTTTACCTCGGCCCGGTGCCGTCCGAATTCCTTTTCCATTGCCATGCTGATCTCTCCGACCGTGGCCCGTGCGCGGGCGGCCTCAACCGCGGCTTCCAGCAGGTTGCCGCCCTCTCTGGCGCGCCGTTCCAGCTCGGCCAGCGCCGCGTCGCAGGCGGTCTGGTCGCGCGTCGCGCGGATCTTCTCCAGCCGCGCCACCTGCGAGGCGCGGACCTTGGCGTTGTCGATGTCGAGGATGTCGAGGTCATCCTCCTTTTCCAGCCGGTACTTGTTGACGCCGACGATCACGTCGGTGCCCCGGTCGATATCGGCCTGCCGCTTCGCCGCCGCCTCCTCGATCCGCAGCTTGGGCATGCCGCTCTCAACCGCGCGGGTCATGCCGCCCAGTTCGTCGACCTCTTCGATCAGTTTCCACGCGGCCTCGGCCAGATCGTGGGTCAGCTTCTCGACGTAGTAGGACCCGGCCAGCGGATCGACGACCTTGGTCACGCCGGTCTCTTCCTGAAGGATCAGCTGCGTGTTCCGCGCGATCCGGGCCGAGAAATCCGTGGGCAGCGCAATCGCCTCGTCCAGCGCGTTGGTGTGCAGCGACTGCGTGCCGCCCAGCACCGCGCTCATCGCCTCATAGGCCGTGCGGATGACGTTGTTGTAGGGGTCCTGCTCGGCCAGCGACACGCCCGAGGTCTGGCAATGCGTCCGCAGCATCTTCGAGCGCGGGTTCTGCGCGCCGAGATCGGTCATGATGCGGTGCCAGAGCATCCGCGCCGCGCGCAGCTTGGCCGCTTCCATGAAGAAGTTCTTGCCGATGGCGAAGAAGAAGGACAGCCGCCCGGCGAACTTGTCGATGTCCATGCCCGCCTCGATGGCGGTCTTCACGTATTCCTTGCCGTCCGCGAGGGTGAAGGCCAGCTCCTGCACGAGGTTCGCCCCAGCCTCTTGCATGTGGTAGCCCGAGATCGAGATCGAATTGAACTTCGGCATCTCGTTCGAGGTGTACTCGATGATGTCCGAGATGATCCGCATAGAGGGCGCGGGCGGATAGATGTAGGTGTTGCGGACCATGAACTCCTTCAGGATGTCGTTCTGGATGGTCCCCGACAGCACGTCGCGGGAATGGCCCTGCTCTTCGCCGGTGACGATGAAACTGGCCAGCACCGGGATCACCGCGCCGTTCATCGTCATCGAGACAGAGACCTGATCCAGCGGGATGCCGTCGAAGAGGATCTTCATGTCCTCGACCGAATCGATGGCCACACCCGCCTTGCCGACATCGCCCTCGACCCGGGGGTGATCGCTGTCATAACCGCGGTGGGTGGCCAGGTCGAAGGCGACCGAAACGCCCTGCTGCCCGGCGGCCAGCCCGCGCCGGTAGAAGGCATTGGATTCCTCCGCCGTCGAAAACCCCGCGTATTGCCGGATGGTCCATGGACGGCCCGCGTACATCGTGGCCTTGACGCCCCGGGTGAAGGGCTCCGCCCCCGGCAGGCTGCCCATATGCGGCAGGCCCTCGGTGTCGGCAGCGGTATAGAGCGGCTTGACCTCGATCCCCTCGAGAGTCTTCCACGTCAGGTCCTCAAGCGCCTTGCCGCGCAGTTCCTTCTCGGCGATGCGGCGCCAGTCTTCGGGCAGATCGGTCATGTCCTTGTCCTTTGTCTTTCAGGCCCGCCGCCGGATGTGTTCCCGGTCTTGCAGGCGCTTCCTCTTGTCTCAGGCTCGCCAGCCCGTCCGCCCCCGACATCAGCCAGAAGAGGTCGTCGGCATAGCGTTCGCGCAGCTCCGCCACCTGTGCGGCGTCGAAAGGCTGCCAGCGCGGGCCGTCCGCCCGCAGGGCCCCCCCGTCCTGCCCGCGCCCGGCAAGGCAGGCGCGCAGGGTGGCAAGGTCGGGGCGCCGGTTGGCCCAGAAGGCCCCGGCGCGCAGCGGCATCCGGTCATTCCGGCCGGTCATGACCGCAAGCAGCCAGTCGGGCCGGTTACCGTATGTCTCGAAGGGGGTCACGACGATCTCGGAGCCCGGGCAGGCGCAGGCAATGTCAGTCACCACATGGCGCCAGCTGCGTGCGCCGCCCGCGATGCGGGCAACATGGTCCGGCGCCGGAACCGCCTCGCCGCGTGGGATCAGCCAGGCCATACCGGAGGCCCACCAGGCATCCAGAGACCGGATCTGAAGCACGATGCGCCGGGGCTGACCGAAGGCCTGCGACAGCCGCGCAAGACGCTCCCCCGCATCATGGTACAGCCCCCCCCGCCGCAGGTTGCGCCGGGGTGTACCAAGCATGTTCTCATCCGAGACCACAAGCGCGCCAAGGCTGTGCCGCTTCGCCCGGGCAAGGTTCACCGCCAGCCGCCCGGCCCGGCGCGCCGCCGCCTGCGCGCTCTGGCGCGGGTCCGTGACGCCGTTCAGCAGGCCCGACCGCGTGCGCCACGGCCCCCAGAACCCGATACCCGCCGCCTCCAGCCCGGCGCGATGCGCGCGCAGATAGTGCTGAAAGCTGGTGGAGCCGGTGCGATGCGCGCCGACGTGCAGAATGACGTCCATGCTTTTCGATCCTTTCGCCGCGACGCCAGACGCCGCCGTTCTGCGAGTGTCCCGGATCGAGGTGAGCGCGCGGTTAAAGATAAAATTTTCGCGCGTGCGGGCGTTGGCGGACTGTGCAGAACGCCGGGGGCGGCTTATATCTTGCCGTATGAACAAGCATTTCCGACTAATCGCGGTGGTAGGGCTTGGCCTCTGGGCCGGGATCGGCGCCGCGCAGGGCGCCGAGCAGGACGTCACCGTCCCGGAGCCGTTCGAGATGATCCGCTCCGCAGCCGAGACCACGCTCGACGACTGGGTCTGGCTGCGGCGCCCCATCGTGGTCTTCGCGGACAATGCCGCCGACCCCCGGTTCGTGCAGCAGATGGCCCTGCTGTCGGAACGGCTGGATGCGCTGGAAGAGCGCGACGTGGTCGTGATCACCGACACCGACCCAACAGCGCGGTCCTCGGTGCGGCAAAAGCTGCGGCCGCGCGGCTTCGCCCTGACGATCATCGCCAAGGACGGCACCATCATCGCCCGCAAGCCCTCGCCCTGGTCGGTGCGCGAGATCACCCGCTCGATCGACAAGCAGCCGCTGCGCCAGCAGGAGGTCCGCGAGCGCCGCGAATCGTTGCGGTAGGGGCCGCTCAGACGGTGCCGCGCAGAAAGAAGACGATGGGCAGCGGTCGGTACAGCAGCAGCGCCGCATCGCGTCCGGGGTCGTAGACCAGAACCGTGTCGGGCGAGGCGAGAACCATCGCAACATCCGTCTTGAAGACCTCGGACATGCATCCCCGCGCCGGGCCGACCACCGCCGAGACAAGGCCCAGACCGGTCGGCAGGGACAGCGACATCAGCGCCTCGGAAATCGCATTGGGCGAGGCGCCGGGGATTTCGAAGGCCACCGCCTGCCCCTTCTGCAAGCGCGGCAGCGCATCGCGCACAGTGGACACCCGGACCGCCCCGCCCGTGGTGCGCAACTGGTCCGAGATCACCTCGAACGAGGCGGCGGTGCAGGTCGCGGTCGATCTGAAATCGCGCGTCTGGGCCAGAAAGACGAGGCGACCGATCTCCTTGCGCACCGCCTCTTCCCGGTCCAGCGGCAGGCAGCCGGCCAGCAGCGCAAGGCCACAGGCCCCCGCCAGCCAGTCGGCGCCCAGCCCGCGGCCCGCGCGGAAGGCCCTTGCCGGAACAGGCCCGCACCGCAACAGGGCTTTGCCAAGGGCCTTCTCCCCCGCCCGCCAGCAGGCGGTCCACTGCATCAAGGCGCGTCGCAAGGCCCTTCCCCCCGTGGTCGTCCACGAGGGAAAGGCTAGCGCAAGGGCCTTGCCAAAGAGTTTCCGGCAGCGGGCTCATTCCTCCCATTCCTCGGGCCGAAACGACAGCCAGAGGCCACCGGCGAGGAAGAGAAGCAGGTAGATCAGGACGCTGCCCTCGGTCGGTGTTGCCATCTCCCAATAGATCAGGGCGAAATAGACCAGCATCGTGGTGATCAACACGCCAGGTCCCACCAATTTCAGCACCGGCCCGGCCGCCATGTCCAGCAGCAGGCAGACCAGCGCCGCCCAGACAAGGTAGCCCAGCGTCAACCCCACCGCGGCGACGGCGATCACCGCCGGACCGTCGCGCGGCGTCAACACCATCAGCCCCGAGGCCACCACCGCCGACACGATCATGCCGGCCAGAAAGGCCAACCCGTGAAAGAGCCAGATGCGGAGGCCGCGGAGCATGATGTCACTCGAACTCCATGATGACGTCGTCCACCGCAAGGCTGTCGCCCGCGCCGGCGTTGATCTTCGCCACCACGCCCCGACGCTCGGCGCGCAGGATGTTCTCCATCTTCATCGCCTCGACGGTGCAGAGCGCCTGCCCCTCCTGCACCTCGTCGCCCTCGGAGACGTTGACCTTCACGATCAGCCCCGGCATCGGGCAAAGCAGCATCTTCGAGGTATCGGGCGGCAGCTTCTCGGGCATGAGTTTCGCCAACTCGGCCTGACGCGGAGAGCGGACGTGCACCTTCATGTCCGCGCCGCGCGTGCGGATGCGGAAGCCCTGCACGATCTTGTCGACCTTCAGGACCAGCGCCTCGCCGTCGACGGTCATGCGCGCAAGGCTGTCGCCCGGCGTCCACGCCCCCTCGACCCGATGCGCGGAGCCGTCCTCGAACCGAATGGTGGACCCGGCCTGATCGGCCTCGACCGTCACCGCGAAGTCCTGCCCCTGCAGCGAGACCACCCAGTCGGACCCGACCCGGCGTTCGTGGTTGTCGAGGCGGCCCGAGACCCGCGTGCGCCGGATCTCGGCCACGCGGTTCATCGCCGCTGCCGCCGCCGCGACGGGCTTCAGGTGGCTGTCGTCCAGCGTCACCCCCTCGAAGCCGTCGGGATATTCCTCGGCGATGAAGGCCGTGGTCATGTCGCCCGAGATGAACTTCGGGTGATCCATGACGGCGGCGACGAAGGGCAGGTTGTGGCCGATGCCCTCGACCTCGAAGCTGTCGAGCGCGCGGCGCATGGTCTCGATGGCCTGAGCGCGCGTGGGCGCCCATGTGCAGAGCTTGGCGATCATCGGGTCGTAGTACATCGAGATCTCGCCGCCCTCGTAGACGCCGGTGTCGTTGCGCACGACGCCCTCGCCCAGTTCTCCCTCGGCGGGCGGACGGTAGCGGGTCAGCCGCCCGATGGAGGGCAGGAAGTTGCGATAGGGATCCTCGGCGTAAAGCCGGTTCTCGATGGCCCAGCCGTCGATCTTCACGTCGTCCTGCGTGATCGACAGCGGCTCGCCATTGGCGATGCGGATCATCTGTTCCACGAGATCGACGCCGGTGATCAGTTCCGTCACCGGGTGTTCCACCTGAAGACGGGTGTTCATCTCGAGGAAATAGAAGTTCCGCTCGCCGTCGACGATAAACTCCACCGTGCCGGCGCTGGCGTAATTCACTGCCTTGGCGAGGGCCACGGCCTGCTCGCCCATGGCCTTGCGGGTGGCCTCGTCGAGGAAGGGGCTGGGCGCCTCTTCGACGACCTTCTGGTTGCGGCGCTGGATCGAGCACTCCCGCTCGTTCAGGTAGATGCCGTTGCCGTGGCTGTCGCACAGGACCTGAATCTCGATGTGGCGGGGCTGGGTCACGAATTTCTCGATGAAGATTCGGTCGTCGCCGAAGCTGTTGGCGGCCTCGTTCTTGGACGACTGGAAGCCCTCGCGCGCCTCTTCGTCGTTCCATGCGATGCGCATGCCCTTGCCGCCGCCACCCGCGCTGGCCTTGATCATCACCGGATAGCCGATCTCTCCGCTGATCTTCACCGCCTCGTCGGCATCCTCGATCAGGCCCATGTAGCCGGGCACGGTCGAGACGCCCGCCTCCTTGGCGATCTTCTTGGAGGTGATCTTGTCGCCCATCTTCTCGATGGCGCCCACCGGCGGGCCGACGAAGGCCACGCCAGCGGCCTCCAGCGCCTGCGCGAACTTCGCGTTCTCGGACAGGAAGCCATAGCCCGGATGCACCGCCTGCGCGCCCGAGGTCTTGATCGCCTCCATGATCTTGTCGATCACGATATAGGACTGGTTGGCGGGCGGCGGGCCGATGTGCACCGCCTCGTCCGCCATCTCGACATGCAGGGCGTTGCGGTCGGCGTCCGAATAGACGGCGACCGTCTTGATGCCCATCTTGCGGGCCGTCTTGATGACGCGGCAGGCGATTTCGCCCCGGTTCGCGATCAGGATCTTGTCGAACATGTCAGTCCCTTCGTCTTCCGCGCCTTGGGGCGCTGTTGTGCAACGACAAACGCCGCCCGAAGCCTGAGCTTCGGACGGCGTTGCATGGATATCGGGCAAGACGCCGTCAGCGACGGCGTACCCTCTTGTCCGGCCCTCGGGCCGGGTGTCAGGTCAGCGGCAGAGCTGCGGCGTGACGTCGTCGCAGACCACGCCGGCAAGGCCGCCTGCCGCAGCCGCGCCCGCCACGTTGCCACCGGTCGCCATGGCCGCGCCACCCGCGATTCCGGCACCCAGCGCGCCGCGCTCAAGGTCGGTGCCTTCGCAGGCAGCAAGTGCAGTACAGGCGGTAATGGCGATGATGAGGGTACGCATTGTCTCGTCTCCGTGTCAGTTTGTTGGCCACAGTCCTGCGGCATCTGGCACGGCAACGCCAGCGCATAAGAAAGAGTTCCATGGCCTTCCGCTCCGTCAGGCGGACATTGGCCGATGGCGCAAGGTGCAAGGTGGGGCGGCTGGTTCGGGGAAACGACCGGCCGCCCCGATGGGGAATGGGCACGAAGGGAACAGGGGGCTAAAAACACGCCCCCAACCGCGCCCGGCACAAGGTTTACCCTACGTCGCCTTGCGGC
This region of Ponticoccus alexandrii genomic DNA includes:
- a CDS encoding endonuclease/exonuclease/phosphatase family protein; its protein translation is MRLATYNVEWFDALFDDDGRLLRDDGPTKRHGVTRGEQAEALGRVFRAMDADAIMVIEAPDTGSRRSTTRALGAFAEVYGLRTDAVATGFANETQQEIALLYDPQVLVARHDPQEGGGAPRFDGVFGIDLDVDATEDRVTFSKPPLELAVQGAGGRALRLIGAHLKSKAPHGARSRDAVMRLSIANRRKQLAQAIWLRRRIETHLAAGESLIVMGDLNDGPGLDEYEDLFGRSSVEIVLGAPPGPVLYDPHASEALASRLGAQPSTARFFLKDRGRYLQALLDYVMISPDLRALAPRWRIWHPFDDPQCWANETLRRALLDASDHFPVTLDIAL
- a CDS encoding molecular chaperone DjiA, which encodes MSIWTRISQALQALASGEGLGAVFERLRTPPERSVAFTIAVIALSAKMAKADGLVTRAEVTAFREVFSIPPEEEPNAARVFNLARQDVAGFEDYARRIAAMFERDKSTLCDLLEGLFHIAIADGTYHPAEDAFLTRVAELFGMSETRFRAIRARFVPDAVPDPYTVLGVSPDTPLKEIRAEWRKLVRDSHPDRMIARGVPEEAVKMSERKMIAINRAWEEISARETA
- a CDS encoding VOC family protein; translation: MEKLVLDHIAVLAASLAEATSHAERTLGQPLSPGGAHARFGTHNQLIALAPDLYLEAIAVDPSAPDPQDARWFGLDSFSGPARLDKWICRVADLDAALAVFPMAGRPVSLERGGLRWRMAVPEDGALPFDGVFPALIEWQSPVPLGKALTTSGLTLERLTVTHPEIEALESLLAPHLEAPLVRFAKGARAGLAAQVKRPDGIVTLT
- the nhaA gene encoding Na+/H+ antiporter NhaA, whose product is MLLRAIDRFFSHEASGGILLIVAALAAMIVANSALSGAYEGVLGAYLAVTISGEGLEKPLILWINDGLMAIFFFLIGLELKAELLEGKLKNLRDVVLPGMAAVGGMALPALFFLIFNWGNPVTVGGWAIPAATDIAFALGVLALVGDRVPSSLKVFLLTLAILDDMGAILIIALFYTAELKVDYLFLALIPAALMFWMNMKRWHRVAPILILGVVMWFFVLKSGVHATLAGVLTAFFIPLKDKWGKSPLHSIEHGLSPYVLYGIIPIFAFANAGVVLTGISFADLLAPLPLGIASGLVLGKMVGVFGITYLMVRLGLARKPHGANWAQIFGVACLAGIGFTMSLFIGSLSFDDQELMNGVRLGVLCGSLISGVTGFLALRLSSSEPAPAEAQAAQ
- the hemP gene encoding hemin uptake protein HemP; amino-acid sequence: MRRAPDPVTAAAQSQGATPVYDAHDLITDGVKAEIVLDGQTYILRITRAGKLILTK
- the scpA gene encoding methylmalonyl-CoA mutase, producing the protein MTDLPEDWRRIAEKELRGKALEDLTWKTLEGIEVKPLYTAADTEGLPHMGSLPGAEPFTRGVKATMYAGRPWTIRQYAGFSTAEESNAFYRRGLAAGQQGVSVAFDLATHRGYDSDHPRVEGDVGKAGVAIDSVEDMKILFDGIPLDQVSVSMTMNGAVIPVLASFIVTGEEQGHSRDVLSGTIQNDILKEFMVRNTYIYPPAPSMRIISDIIEYTSNEMPKFNSISISGYHMQEAGANLVQELAFTLADGKEYVKTAIEAGMDIDKFAGRLSFFFAIGKNFFMEAAKLRAARMLWHRIMTDLGAQNPRSKMLRTHCQTSGVSLAEQDPYNNVIRTAYEAMSAVLGGTQSLHTNALDEAIALPTDFSARIARNTQLILQEETGVTKVVDPLAGSYYVEKLTHDLAEAAWKLIEEVDELGGMTRAVESGMPKLRIEEAAAKRQADIDRGTDVIVGVNKYRLEKEDDLDILDIDNAKVRASQVARLEKIRATRDQTACDAALAELERRAREGGNLLEAAVEAARARATVGEISMAMEKEFGRHRAEVKTLAGVYGAAYEGDEGFAAIQKSVEAFAEDEGRRPRMLVVKMGQDGHDRGAKVIATAFADIGFDVDVGPLFQTPAEAAQDAIDNDVHVIGISSQAAGHKTLGPQLVEALKAEGAGDIIVICGGVIPQQDYDFLYKAGVKAIFGPGTNIPEAAQDILKLIRAARSEAA
- a CDS encoding DUF4174 domain-containing protein, producing the protein MNKHFRLIAVVGLGLWAGIGAAQGAEQDVTVPEPFEMIRSAAETTLDDWVWLRRPIVVFADNAADPRFVQQMALLSERLDALEERDVVVITDTDPTARSSVRQKLRPRGFALTIIAKDGTIIARKPSPWSVREITRSIDKQPLRQQEVRERRESLR
- a CDS encoding acetyl-CoA carboxylase biotin carboxylase subunit, with translation MFDKILIANRGEIACRVIKTARKMGIKTVAVYSDADRNALHVEMADEAVHIGPPPANQSYIVIDKIMEAIKTSGAQAVHPGYGFLSENAKFAQALEAAGVAFVGPPVGAIEKMGDKITSKKIAKEAGVSTVPGYMGLIEDADEAVKISGEIGYPVMIKASAGGGGKGMRIAWNDEEAREGFQSSKNEAANSFGDDRIFIEKFVTQPRHIEIQVLCDSHGNGIYLNERECSIQRRNQKVVEEAPSPFLDEATRKAMGEQAVALAKAVNYASAGTVEFIVDGERNFYFLEMNTRLQVEHPVTELITGVDLVEQMIRIANGEPLSITQDDVKIDGWAIENRLYAEDPYRNFLPSIGRLTRYRPPAEGELGEGVVRNDTGVYEGGEISMYYDPMIAKLCTWAPTRAQAIETMRRALDSFEVEGIGHNLPFVAAVMDHPKFISGDMTTAFIAEEYPDGFEGVTLDDSHLKPVAAAAAAMNRVAEIRRTRVSGRLDNHERRVGSDWVVSLQGQDFAVTVEADQAGSTIRFEDGSAHRVEGAWTPGDSLARMTVDGEALVLKVDKIVQGFRIRTRGADMKVHVRSPRQAELAKLMPEKLPPDTSKMLLCPMPGLIVKVNVSEGDEVQEGQALCTVEAMKMENILRAERRGVVAKINAGAGDSLAVDDVIMEFE